CTTTTGCTTTTTTATCTACTGCTTCTCCACCAAACAAAAAGGCCCCTAACATGTCTCTTACCTTTACTCGGTTGGTATCATTAGCAGCGTCTTCCATGATTTCCAACACTGTTTTCTCTGGTGGTAATTCTTCTGACTGGTTCTGCGCAAAATATCCTATCTCTACATTATGCCCGAGCTTTAAGTTTCCTTCAAACGGAATCTCCCCTACCATCATCTTCGCTAAAGTAGATTTCCCTTGTCCATTTTGCCCTACAAAGGCTATTCTACTATTACGTTCAATCAGCAAATTGACATTTTTCAACACCTCTTTGTCTCCGTAACTCTTGGATAGGTTTTCAGCTTCTACAATAATTTTCCCTGGTTCTTTCGAAATAGCAAAGCGAACATTCATTACCGCGTTATCATCTTGATCAACCTCAATACGCTCAACCTTGTCTAACTTTTTGATTAGTGATTGTGCCATAGAAGCTTTGTTAGCTTTCGCACGGAACTTCTCAATCAACTTTTCGGTATGCTCAATTTCTTTTTGTTGATTTTTCTGAGCTTGTAATTGCTTTTCTTTTATTTCAGCTCGCAACTTTAAAAACTCTGAGTAAGGCTTTTTATAATCGTAAATCTGTCCTAGTGAAATTTCTATTGTACGGTTAGTTACGTTATCTAAAAACATTTTATCATGTGATACTAACACTATGGCGCCTGCATAATTCTTTAAGAAATTTTCTAGCCAAATAATTGACTCAATATCTAAGTGATTGGTAGGCTCATCTAGCAATAAAATATCATTATTCTGTAAAAGTAGTTTTGCTAATTCAATACGCATACGCCAACCTCCAGAAAAAGTATCAGTTAACTTATCAAAATCTTCTCGTTGAAAACCTAACCCTTGTAAAATCTTTTCGGTTTCTCCTTGGTAGTTATATCCACCAAGTAACTCGTAACGTTCAGTTTTCTCGTTTAAATCAATAATTAATTGATTATACGCTTCACTTTCATAATCAGTTCTTTCTGCTAGTTGACGATTAATTTCATCAAGCTCTAGTTCAATTTCTTTAATTTCAGTAAATGCTTGGTATGCTTCTTCTAAAATAGTTCTTCCATGTACAAAATCAATATCCTGTCGTAAAAACCCTATACGTACATCTTT
The nucleotide sequence above comes from Tenacibaculum singaporense. Encoded proteins:
- a CDS encoding ABC-F family ATP-binding cassette domain-containing protein, which translates into the protein MLNVHDVSVSFMGTDLFSGITFKLIKGDRIGLIGKNGAGKSTLLKVLSKDIESSGGTLAFDKDVRIGFLRQDIDFVHGRTILEEAYQAFTEIKEIELELDEINRQLAERTDYESEAYNQLIIDLNEKTERYELLGGYNYQGETEKILQGLGFQREDFDKLTDTFSGGWRMRIELAKLLLQNNDILLLDEPTNHLDIESIIWLENFLKNYAGAIVLVSHDKMFLDNVTNRTIEISLGQIYDYKKPYSEFLKLRAEIKEKQLQAQKNQQKEIEHTEKLIEKFRAKANKASMAQSLIKKLDKVERIEVDQDDNAVMNVRFAISKEPGKIIVEAENLSKSYGDKEVLKNVNLLIERNSRIAFVGQNGQGKSTLAKMMVGEIPFEGNLKLGHNVEIGYFAQNQSEELPPEKTVLEIMEDAANDTNRVKVRDMLGAFLFGGEAVDKKAKVLSGGERNRLALCKLLLSPFNVLIMDEPTNHLDIASKNVLKKALQNFDGTLIVVSHDRDFLQGLTTTVYGFKDREIKEYLGDIDYFLEQHKMESLRDAEKRTVVTKEKDTSKKEAYQLSREQEKELKKLKNKLNKIENQIANLEAEIEQIDLELAQNYDEVSSRPNFFENYKAKKAKVDQLMEEWEQVEEQVAGL